Part of the Liberibacter crescens BT-1 genome is shown below.
CATAACTGGATGGGTGTACTCCAGAACCTTCTGAATATCGCTTCTCCTGCCCAGAAGATCAGTCAGGAAGCAGAGGCACACAAGAAGCAAACGGACAGTGATCAGCAAAAGCAAAGAAATCTGGAGGAATATTCAAAACTTGTTAAATGGCTTCCTGAACTGAATGACAAGGCAAAGCTTGAGACCTTTCGCAACAATGCCGTGCGTTTTTCGAAAGATATCGGTGTTACGGACAATGAGATTCCCTCTTTGCTTTCTGACCATCGCTATTACGTCCTCACACATTATGCCATGAAAGGTCTGAAGATGGAGGAAGCGGAGAAAAAAGCAGCACAGAAAGCTGTAAAGGCACCGCCTGTGAGTATGAGCAAGAAAGGTACAGTCATAAAGGATAAAAGTCATTCTATAAAACGGGCGAACGAAAGGCTGGCAAAGGAACAGACGCATGAAGCAGCAATGGCTTTTCTTGATGCAATAGAAAAAAATGCCTCATAAAGGAGAAATGAAATGGCAACACAATTACAAACTTTTATCACTTCCATGTCGAACACAAACCGTGAGGAGCTGGATAAGGGAATATCGAATATAGCCCCTTCTGATACACCCATTCTGACGATGATAGGGCAAGGTAAAACAAACTCTATTCATCCTGAATGGGCAGTAGACACCTTAAATCCACCTGCCGATAATGCCCATATTGAAGCAGAAGTTTTCACTTATAACACTCCGCTTGTCGTTCAAAGATATGGCAATTATACGCAGATTTTTATTAAAACCTTCAGCATATCAAATACCCAAATTGCAGTTAATACTGCCGATGATGAATATTCACCAAAATACCAGATGATGAAGGTATTAAAAGAGATCAAGACGGATATTGAATATTCTATTGTCGCGTCAACTCCTTCTGCGAATGGAAGTGCAACTGTTCGCAGGAGTGGTGGACTTCCAACATGGCTTACCAGTAATGTTGATCGTGGCACAGGTGGGCAGAGTGGCGGTTTTTCTGGTGGTGTTACAACGGCACCAAAAGCAGGAACGCCAAGGACTATTTCTCTTTCCCAACTCGAAAACGTCATGCAGCTTGGCTATCAGAATGGAGCAAATTTCAGCGATATTGTCATGTCTCCAGGTGTTTTTACGTCATTTTCTCATCTTAAAAGCGACAGTAATATTATTCCTTTAAGGAGCGAGGTAACACCTGGTAAAGGAAATACGATTTCGTCTTCCGTAAAATTCTTTGAAGGTCAGTATGGCCCGATAAGGGCACAGGCTAACAGGGTTATGAGAAATCCTTCGTTGGGAACAAATGCTTTCTTTATTGATAAGGAAATGTTGCAGTGGCTTAATCTTCGCCCGATCGCGCCAAATCCTAAAGTGACATCGAATGCGGATGGTGAAGTGGCTGCCGTTGTCTGTGAGGGAGCATTAAAGGTGAAGAATGAAAAAGGTATCGGCATGATTGCTGATCTCAGCGGAACCTGATGTTAAAGGAGAAATAGAAATGGCTGATGAAATCAATACAGAAAATGCTGATGTCACTGGCAAGGAGAATGGGAATGGCAGGACTAAATCTTCTGCACCTGTAGAGCCTGTCGTTATGGTTGAGCTGTACCGTGATTCATGGTGCGGGCCTGATGGAGAGAAGGTTGATGCAGGAAAGAAGATAAAAATACCACAATCTCTTGGAGAGGAATACGTTAATTCAGGAACTGCCAGAATTATTTCAGGAGAAACGTAATGTCTCCTGTTCGTGATGGTGATTGGGTTCTATTTGACTGGAATCCACAGACAGGCGTTTCTACCTGGTATATGAATGACGGCACA
Proteins encoded:
- a CDS encoding DUF5309 domain-containing protein, whose translation is MATQLQTFITSMSNTNREELDKGISNIAPSDTPILTMIGQGKTNSIHPEWAVDTLNPPADNAHIEAEVFTYNTPLVVQRYGNYTQIFIKTFSISNTQIAVNTADDEYSPKYQMMKVLKEIKTDIEYSIVASTPSANGSATVRRSGGLPTWLTSNVDRGTGGQSGGFSGGVTTAPKAGTPRTISLSQLENVMQLGYQNGANFSDIVMSPGVFTSFSHLKSDSNIIPLRSEVTPGKGNTISSSVKFFEGQYGPIRAQANRVMRNPSLGTNAFFIDKEMLQWLNLRPIAPNPKVTSNADGEVAAVVCEGALKVKNEKGIGMIADLSGT